From Daucus carota subsp. sativus chromosome 6, DH1 v3.0, whole genome shotgun sequence:
aatccattaaaatctgatggtattcaaatgctgatagattttttttaatttcataaaatgatagattttgtggcattcttcagtgtattttaagttttttgaaatctcatcaaaatcaatgggattttgaagcattgtatcaaaatcctatcaactctgcgacattttatcaagaatccgcacaaaatcaaaatcccgtACAATCCATTTAAatccatatactaaaaacaatccattaaaatcacaatcgaatacaccccgttaGTCTTATTTACATTTACATGCTCTCTGTTTGGATGATCAGTATATCCGAGAGTGCATGAAATCCCCAAAAATGAACAGCCTCGTCGAAATTGTTACTTCCTCCgttttgatttgaaatatatatttgacttttttgcacttatttttaaattttttgatcgcatgcttaaaatcattatttttgaaaaaaaaatctgaataatatcatctatattttattcataaaaataaaatttcaaaaataataatttttagtatGCGGTCAAAGGAATTAGAATTGTGTGAAAAAGTCAAacgatttatatttcaaaatagagggagtattaaattgaGACTAATAAGTTCATATATGATATCAATCTATATTATtaagttaaaattttgtaaatattaaatatcaatacggtagaaaactaaatatataatatcattaattcattatcatcataaaatttaataataacaaaattaataattcaacaTAATCACGAGActattctatatatattatatgtactcATTTAGATTCATGcattttgtaaatattaaatatcaatacagtagaaaactaaatatataatatcattaattcattatcatcataaaatttaataataacaaaattaataattcaacaTAATCACGAGActattctatatatattatatgtactcATTTAGATTCATGCATTTATGcaaaagatatatattataattattattttcagaaaataataatatatatcttttgGTTAAAATTAAAACTCTCCTATAACTCATAATAATactcaagttatatatacttatatttaacAAATAGGACCAAAATGCCCCTAATCgtataactaaattaaaattttataaaaataaaatggatAAAATTCATTGTTATTCTCAAGAATAATACAACATGTCCCTCCGAGTGCCTATTCGGTTATTGgggaaaaatttatatatatatatatatatatatatatatatatatatatatatagagtggaGTTCTGTGGGATACTAATACAATTGAGAAATTGGAGTCCCTGAGATCCAccgttagattttaaaaaatcctGTGGCTAAGATTTAATGACAAAAATAGGGCTGACAGTTACTAAGCAATTTTGAACTCCAATTACGCGCACGTTTCTTCAAGGTGTATCCTGCATTAATCAGTGAAGCACACAAGGACGCTCGATATCAAAAATCCCTCACTTCCGCTGTGTTCAACCCTAGGTCAATCACTGTGTAGAACTAATTCAACGACGGACTAGTGGTTTGCAGGACGCATCAAATTTTGGCGAAAATGAGTTCGGGTATGTCTACGATCTCTTGATTCTGTCCTTTAATTGCTTTGCATGTCGTTTTTCTGGCCACTCAATATCTTCATTTTATGAACTCCGGCGGCCCGATTCACTGGGGTGTCCTGCAGTTGCCGGCTCTATTTCGTGGATACCCTCTTTTTTTTCTTGGGGCTTTGATACAAATAGAAGTGTATGTGTGTTTTTACTAGACATTGCAAGAATATGTCAATTGATGGAGACCTCTACGACTGGGCAATCCTTCTTGATTAATGACTACTTTGGTGGATTTTGGGTCTTGTGTTGTGTATTAGATGCTTAAACTTTTAAGTGCATTTTGTTGTCTTGTTCTGCACTTTGTTACTAATTTGATCATGCAGTTGTGTTGTACTTGATTTTGCATTTGTTATGTATTTTTGAAACGAAGATTCCTAGTTTTAATGTGTCCTGCAGTTTTGTGATATGCTAGACCGAATAAGATACCTGTGCTTCACTTTCACTTCACGTTTATTTACTGAACACTCGGCACTGCAAGAATATGTCAATTGATGGAGACCTCTATGACTAGGAAATCCTTCTTGGCTAATGACTGCTTTGGTGGAATTTGGTTCTTTTGTAGTGTATTAGatgcttaaaattttaaatgcttTTTGTTGTCTAGTTCTGCACTTTATTACTATTTTGATCATGCAGTTGCATTTTATGTGATTCAACATTTGTTATGTATTTTTGAAACGAAGATTCCTATTTTTAAAGTGTCCTGCAGTTTTGTAACATGCTAGACCGAATAAGATACCCGTGCTTCACTTTCACTGCACGATGGTATGAGTTTTGCAgacaaaatttgattttttttttttttgaatcaaCAGGACTCTTTGTTGTAGCACGATGGTATCAGTTTTTAGCTCACTATGCGAAGTTAACACGCTGAATGTTCTGTCTTCTGTCTCAGATTATAAACCGGACTCTTTTCGTTGTACCTTCTCCATATCAGACTACTATGCGATGTTAACATACATTTTTAAGGATGACTTTGTAGTTGAGGAAGGCTCGATGAATATGAAGAGGTGTTGGTGTAGATGTCGAGCAAGAGGAAAAGTTGCATCAGGATCAGTCCTAGAAGAATGATGCTATGGATTCAATAAACAGTTGTTTTTGCCTATATTGCCTACGACATTGTAGCCTGAAAGATTTTTTAAATGCTTCATTATCATCTCCAATGGTTTTTCCCCCTATTTCCTGTTATCCGGGACAATCTGTTTGTACTTAAATACCTAGAAATTGGAGATTGCACCAATTGAAATATGAACTACTTTTACAAGTGTAATTGACACGTACTTGGAATATGGATGTGAAGTTGATTTTTTTGTAGGATATTGAGTTGTTTTCATAGATAAATTAGATTAGACATTTCGACATATATTCTACTAGTGTGGAGCACAAGCATATTTCCTACAATTTTAGGAAGTGGTGTAAGTATTAAacctttaaaattttatgagtgTCTCACTAACTTTTCGTTTCATCAAAAATTTTATCATCATATCTCACCATGCTCTTATGAACTTGGTTAGAAAGATATTAATTTTCATCCCCTGTTCTCTACTTTCCTTTAACTTAAAATTGCAGATGGAGTATTAACAAGAAAAGGATTTCATACAGAATAATGGGGGCATGCCCCAGGCAAAAGGAAGtaaatatcactaataaaacTCCTTTATATACATGTAATCAACAGCTAAAGCTAACATTAATCTATACTAGTTATAATACTAAACTAGGGTCTTTTCTAATTTGTTTTTTGAAACTAGTACAAGAAAACAATTTTGTTTTAACACTGTTTTACTCTGGCCGCATTTTGATCACATCAGTACACCCCATTTGACAATGCATGCGGTGGTTCCGCTCTCTCCACACCTGATAGATGGTAATGTTAAGAAACGAGAGTAGCCAATTTAACTCCCCGTCCCACTGCCCTGTTTCGAAGCACTCTGCCTTGAGTGTATTCTCGCCAATCTTGAAAATAAGAAAAGGCCCTCTAAATATCACATTTGAGACATAACTGCATCCCGCAAATCACATAAGTCAGATAAATATAATACCAAACCTGTTCATTCTTCCTTTGGTGAGTAGTCTTTCCTTTAGAGCCAACCACATTATAAAGGAATGCCAGTCCATATGAAACCATGCTGGAAAATTCCCAGAAGTACGAGTGCAGTTCCAAATTTGACCCAGCAAAACGTTGGACACATGGAGCCCATCCCAAGTGATTGCATCTACCTCATGAACTTGAGTATTATGCATATTCTGCTTTAACTCTAAAAAATCAGAAAGGCTTGAACTTGTCAGTAGCCAAATGCCAGTATGCAGACAAAAGTTGATTTTTGCAAAAAGATTTGAACGAACATTACTCTGTAATGATGCTACGAAGAAAAATACATTAGCTATAAAAAATTCCTGCACACAATTCTTAGGTACACGCGATCTTGCAGTACAGGATTTTAAATGAACAACAAATGCATTAAAAATTCTGCAAAACTTACTTGATTCGGCCTTCTTATCAGACATTAAACACTTGCTATGGAGAAGAGTAGAGAATGATCCAAGGGATGTAGATATTGCCTCCTCAAAATGAAAGaacgaaaagaaaaaaaagaagaaaaaaatggCTTAACGACTGCAGGACACTACTTCTACGCAATCCCCTGGACACACTCACAGGCAGTTGTAACTGCCGCATAAAGACACTATCACTCAAAAAAATGAACGGGCTggggttttaaaaaattaaacttataaaacaaaaattaaatcaaaaatcctCAGCCATTGGATCTAAAAAAAATGAAGGGTTTAGATTgggactccaaggactccaaaAATTATAGTACTCCATATaactttcttctatatatatatatatatatatgcgtaAAATTCTAGAAAAACATCAACTAGTTTGTGATTGGATGCAACTGTTAAGATTTTCTGCTCTCGCGAAtaatcaaattttcaaaatgtcATGTTTGATCTGAAGAAAAGATCTCTTGCAATAAGATTTTCCttcttctttttaaaaaaataggacTAAGCTGTGACACGTCCACCAAAAAAACCTTTTATAGCCATACTGATAGATAAGTCCAAGGAACCTTTTATTTGTGGAGGTTAAAGTTTCATTTATTCAATGACCAGAATTAGGGGATATATAGCTTGGGAAAGTGGGCTAATTCCACCCCAAAGTGTTCCCAGGCCGCATGCATGATTGAACTGACTGATTGTTTGATTTTGTTGGGTTCAAGAGCATctttatttatagaaaaaatgATTTTGCGCGTTGTATCGAATTAAACCACTCATAAAAGTTCATTTACGGGTCAGGGCCATAAAGACCCATTTTATTAGTAAGGTGATTATAGGCCGGGGAAAAGTAGTAgatgataaataaaaattagtgaATTTTAGTATAATAAATTTCATAATAATGCTCTTATGAGAAAATTTCTTTCTCcaggttttaaaaaaaatagaataaattatttttataaaaaagttttcaaataaaatttagcGACAAATAGAAGAATcttttttttgactaatatgaCCTATAATATTCTCTAGGGGAGCCAAGTTCAATCATAACTTGGGCTAACAAGAGGATATGAACACAATCGTGCAGTAGAAGAATCTTAATGATATGAAAATTTCTAAATTGGTACTTAAAGCTATCCTCAAATcctagaatcacgttttattgTAAAGATATTTATCGTAATCAACTTCTTTGCATTTGACCATAACTCAATAAAAATATCTTACAATGATTTTACTTttacatgaaaaaaatatgGTTTGTCGCTATAACTTTGTCGTTTCTTAGCCTTATAACAAGTTCAAGTTCACTGACATATTTTTCCTTGCCCGCTTTCATGCTTCATGTTTCTTCTATCATTTCCTCATCTGCGCTCATCAAGCCCGCTTTGCTCTACGCGTTCAGCTAGTCAGAAGATCTGATTCAATCTGCAAATCGTTAATTCTTAaacagattttaatttttcacccttattttaaaattattatattttacgtTCTCTTCTGTGTAAAAGTATTGCTATATTTTTGTGGCGCATATACACTATGAAACTAGAATTCTTGATATTGTGAAAGCTGCCATCTAAAATTTTGCTTTCAAAGACAGCTAATTATAAAACTTTCTTGTCCTattaaacaattataaaaaaaatctaacaatACTAATACCGGCAACATGTTTACAAGTAAGGACACCAACACTATAGACATTGGGTGTAACCTAACAATACACAACCCATTGTGCGTGTACCCAAGAATATAACAAtgaaagataataataaaaatcagcCTCCTAatcaataatcaagaaaagatgaaataaataaatcaattatGTATAAATCAAAGACAACCAAAATGACCCAACAATATTTCGAAAGTCAAAACCTTCTAAATATAGAAAGGCACACGTCTCAATTCTCAAACAATCCGCGTTGTCCAACTGCATAAGTCTATGTTACTGTAATTTCAGAGACGGTGAATAAAATGCATTTTGTAGTACAGTTTTTTGCCCAAAAAATTGCACAAAATAATCAAGACTTTCAGCATCTCGTAACTGCCTTTGAAGCTTTCTGAAAGATGATAGTTGACTTCAGCTTCGTGTTTGACTTTTGCATGAGTTTAATATTAAGTGATCTCCACTATAAATACATCCTTCTTCCATTCCTCACAATCATCACAAGCTCCAGCTTTTCATTCAATCAACTGAAGCAAAACAACacttcatttaaattttttgcaTCTTCAATGGCAAACGAAGCTAACATTCTCTTCTTTTTATTGCTTGCACTGGCCGCAACCTCGGCCTTTGGCCAAGGCTTGCGGCTAGGCTTCTATGCACGCACTTGTCCTCAAGCTGAATCGATTGTTCGAGCAACCGTTGCTAAACATGTGCAATCTGATCGAACTGTTGCACCCGGGTTACTGAGAATGATTTTCCATGACTGTTTTGTTCAAGGCTGCGACGGTTCGATTCTTATAAACGGGCCTTCGACTGAGAAAACGGCTCCTCCGAATCTTTTGTTGAGAGGGTATGAAGTTATTGATGATGCCAAGGCACAGCTCGAAGTTGCGTGCCCTAACACCATATCTTGCGCTGATATTCTTGCTCTTGCTGCTCGCGACGCTGCTGTTCAGGTAAAGTGCATGCATGTTTCTTTTGTGCCCATCTTTGGGGCATAAATTCGCCTTCGTGTccttaataaattatgaaaatatttggGGTCACAAGGAGTTCACCGAGTCGAACTCGAGTCTCCCGAAAgtctaaactctgatataatGTTAAGTGAACAATTcttctaaaaccttaaggtgtccAGAGGAGAgagcttaccaggatcatattgtattctaacgGTCACTTGTTTTATGCACGATTCACTAGCCAAGTGATTAGAAGGTATTAAAGATCTCAtctatttaatttgttttgttcaGGCTGGTGCATTGACATATCTTGTGCCTACTGGCCGCAGAGATGGACGCGTTTCATTAGCATCTGATACTGCTAATTTGCCCGGGTTTACCGATTCAGTTGAAGTCCAGAAGCAAAAGTTTGCAGCTAAAGGTCTAAGCACCGAAGATCTCGTCACACTAGTAGGTAAGAACTAATTAACACTTCTAATTCGTTACAAGTTCCGCAACATTGTCGCTAGTTCCAGTTACAACCTCAAATTTTGTTGACTTCCAAATTCCTCCGTTACCAGTTCCACTCGAACTATACTAACCGAATGTTATGGCAATGTTAAATATAGGCGGGCACACTATCGGGACAGTGGCATGCCAATTCATCAGATACAGATTGTACAACTTCACAACCACTGGTGGTGCTGATCCCTCAATTGATCCCACATTTCTTCCCACACTTCAATCGCTTTGTCCCGTAGACGGAGACGGAAGCAAACGTATCGGATTAGACTATGGAAGCAGTGACAAGTTCGACCATTCGTTCTTCAAAAATGTACAGAGTAGCAGAGGAATTCTTGAATTAGATCAAAGGCTATGGGCAGATGCTTCTACTAAAAATGTGGTGCAGAGATATATTGGTATCAGGGGACTGGCTGGATTGACTTTAAACTTTCAGTTTGGAAGGTCGATGATTAAAATGAGTGGGATTGAAGTGAAAACTGGTACAGCTGGGGAAATTCGTAAAGTTTGCTCAACAATTAACTGAGAAATCGGTTGATTTGAATGACATTATGTGGTTTATATTGGCCATAAATAGAGCCaatttgtatttgttttattcattatttcGTTTTGACAGAGTTTCTTcgttattttgttttatataacgTAGTTGTTGTGCTTGGTTAAGAATTTTGATAAGAAAGAGATGCCATGGAGATGAGATAAATCTCGAAaagtttttttgttaattaagagGGGAGTTTTCGCccggattttaatagattaattataatttttgattttaacagattatatttgattttagttTTTTGCTGATTTTAGATAAAATATGATAGAATTAATGTAGAATTTTGAGATTTAAGTACGACGTTTTAAAATCCCCATGAATTATGGGAGTAGTTTCAAAAGACATAAAATACACTCaataatatacaaaatttaataatttatgaagtacaaaaaatttatcagcatttgaatactaACAAATTTgagtaaatattaaataattttaattgaaactatcatgtttttaaatataattgaaaattttaatagaatatCAGAGGATTTTTTAGGATAATTTAAAAGTCTAATTAAATATTCgagaaatttaataattttttaagttcAAGTTGACAACACCTCTTAAATATTCTCTTACAATACTCATGATAAAACTCTAAAACTAAagattaaaatataatgattatGTAGCTGCAAGTACAATAATTACAATCTATTATCATGATAATCACAATTGAAAGAATGATTATCGTGATATTTTTTGGTTTCGTAATGAACATGCGAAAGTCCTTCACACGATCgtataaagaatttttttttacactTCTGGCTTCGCACTTGTGAAAAAATAGACTTCGACTTACCGTCTCGAAATATACTTCTCTATCTCTCCGCCCTCGTGCACTTCCTACTAGCTCCAAACGGACCAAACCACTACCAACTCTCTTCAACACACCTCGGCATTCTCGCCCCACTCCTCAACTAAAACACACCCCCATCTTCTCAATTCTTCATCTTCACAAACACACAGACAAATGGCTTCTTCAGCTCTCACTCATGCTCTGTTTTCTCCTCTCACTTCTCACTCACCCATTTCTAATCGGACCCTCCTTACCCCTTCTCTAGCTTTGCCCCGTAAGCAATTCGGATCCCCAGTCTTATCCACCCATTCCAACTTGACCCACAAAGCTTTCATTGTCAATTGTACCCCTCCTGAGAAAGAATCAACTAATCAAGAACTTCCAATTGAATTGAGTGAGTGTGCTTCATAACTTTGATTGGTGtttttttagtaaaataaaGTTAGGTTTTGATTAATTGTGTGATTTTATTAACAGGGTACCCTGCATTTCCAACTGTCATGGATATCAACCAGATTCGCGAGATTTTGCCTCATCGGTTAGTCTCTTGTTTTTTTGGATAGTTTTGGGTGTTGATTTGGTTGAATTTCGATAAAAGATGTGATTTTGATATGTGGGTTATTTGTTTCTTGAAAATGCAGCTTTCCGTTTCTTCTAGTTGATAGAGTGATTGAATACAAAGCTGGGGAATCTGCTGTTGCTATCAAGAATGTGACCATCAATGATAACTTTTTTCCGGGGCATTTTCCGGATAGGCCAATCATGCCCGGTGTGCTCATGATTGAGGTAATTGCTATGTCTAAAACAATGAGATCGTTTTGCatgatatttgatatatttaaatacTTAATACTTAGGCTCGCTGTACtggaatcaatcatcaatattttGATTAAGGTTGAGAGCTTTACCTGCAATCTTGTGTAGTTTGTGTTTTGGACTTCTTTAGATATGTATCGTAAAACATGTtgaagaatatattatattacgttaatatttttatgttttagtaCATTCTAATTTTATCATTGTGATAACTGATAATTACAAAATGTTGTAATGTTGTATGTTTTAGCTTACTCTTAAAGAGTTTTGGTGATACTATTGACGGTGTGTTATCATTTGTTTCCGGAAACCGTTATGTAATGTACTGAATTACTGATTTTCAAAACTATATGATCCTCGTGAAATCAGTAGTTGTGTTTTTTATAATCACTAGTTATAATACTATCAATTCAGGATTTCCTGAAAGAAAAAGTAATTTACAGAAGTGAACTCAGCCAAGTTAGGGTGATACCTTATTCCTGAAAATCTATATGATATTTGATgtgttatttatgtttctatatTTCTAGCAAAATAATAGAGACATCATAATTTCTTTCTGAAGATTTCGAAAAGACATATACTTGCTTCTTGTTCCAAAATcagtataattaaatatgttaatTAGTTAATCTCTGCGAAAAATTTGCAAGTTCAAAAAACTCAActtcaatatataattaaatgtgTTAATTAGTTAATCTAGTTACCTGTCTATATATCTGTTCGGCAATGTTAAGCCATACACACTGAATGTCTATATTCAGGACATGCTCTAACGTTTATCACATGATTTCAAGGTTCTCTAATATAGTAATTTATTGCCTGTCTTTGTAGTTTACTTTGTTTTTCACTACATAATCCTTGAGATCTTCATGACTTAATTTACATACAGTTATCATAAAAACAGATGCCATTCATCAATTAGTACCAACACTATGCTGGAAAAAGTATTAATGTCTGACAAGTTATATTCTATTCTCACATATTCTCACCGATGTTAGTTTTGTTACTTGTTTTGCTGCTCGGTCCAGGCAATGGCACAGGTTGGTGGCTTGGTTATGTTGCAACCAGAAGTGGGAGGGTCGAAGGATAATTTTTTCTTTGCTGGGATTGACAAAGTGAGGTTCAGAAAACCAGTGATTGCAGGAGACACCCTGGTGATGAAAATGACGCTCACCAAGCTGCAGAAGCGCTTTGGAATAGCAAAAATGGAAGGGAAGGCATATGTTGGAGGCGAGGTGGTATGTGAAGGTGAATTTTTGATGGCTATGGGTTAGTGGATGAAGTTCTTTGATAGATGTATGCTTTAAATTTTGCTGTACTTGTGCTTTTACCCTTTTTAAACAATTTTCCTGTACTTGCATTTCTTATTCCGTTAAACCATCTTTCATGTTGACTGTAAGTGTAAGACAATTTTCCGGTCCATGACCGCAGAAGCATCAGAATATCTGTATTAGATGAAATCCACATATTTAGAGGAATAAAATTCCTTTTGAGTATTTATTTGTGGTTGTTGTGCCGTGATAATAGAAGTTAGCTGTGATGCCACCTTCTATCCTTtatgaatttgtttttttaaagggtttttctagtgtgtgcccatgggcacacatcatacactaaatttgatgagtttggtgGATTCTAATTGGTGGACTTGGTGTAAATGTCAGGGGACCATCCTTATTTATGATTAGATGACCAATAGAAATGCACCAAAGTTATAGAAGTTAGTGCTTATTGTGTACCCATGGACACACCATAGAAAACCGTTTTTTAAATACCAGCAAGATTGAATTTTCACGAAATAGTTTATGTGTAGTTTCCATAGTTTCAAGGGCGCACCTTGTCCTAGacaatcaattttgggaaggcGTCCCCAGTGTGTCGATTTTAGTAGGCTTTGCAATACTTTAGTTCACTAGCTTTCTTTgggttttaattaaattttgatttgaaatattttttcattcttCCCCGGTTCTTTTTTTGTTCTGGGCGaacagatatattattattcattcTTGTATCCAAATTACAAGATTTTGTTACTGGGTTCGTAAATAACTTTactttctgaattttttttatgaacttGGTGTTCACATTTATCTTCTTCTCAAATCAGTATGGAGCTTTATTGTAACTAAATCATCCTGCTTTGCCTTGCAACAGAGAATAAGATAGTCAATGACATTGTAGTTGCTATAGTACTAGTTTATTACATAATCTTGCTGAGTTGTAATTTAACATGAGGGGTATAAAGCCTAAACTCATAAGATAAAAGGGATAAGTTTAGTCATCCAGGATCTTTCTGAATCAAGTTACTTTATACATAAAATGTTGAACTGAAATCTCTTTACAAAGCAAGAGCTCCGAGGGGTGTCTTCCCTTGGCCAGCCTCAAAGTAGAAAATCAACATTGCTAACATAGCTAATCTAGCGTGCTTGATTTCTGCAAGCTTCAATCTGTCGAGTTTGTCTTCATCGGGAATGTAAACACCATTCTGAACGGTACCAGCAAACCCCAAAGGGTCGAAGAA
This genomic window contains:
- the LOC108226100 gene encoding cationic peroxidase 2-like, which gives rise to MIFHDCFVQGCDGSILINGPSTEKTAPPNLLLRGYEVIDDAKAQLEVACPNTISCADILALAARDAAVQAGALTYLVPTGRRDGRVSLASDTANLPGFTDSVEVQKQKFAAKGLSTEDLVTLVGGHTIGTVACQFIRYRLYNFTTTGGADPSIDPTFLPTLQSLCPVDGDGSKRIGLDYGSSDKFDHSFFKNVQSSRGILELDQRLWADASTKNVVQRYIGIRGLAGLTLNFQFGRSMIKMSGIEVKTGTAGEIRKVCSTIN
- the LOC108224992 gene encoding uncharacterized protein LOC108224992, with the protein product MASSALTHALFSPLTSHSPISNRTLLTPSLALPRKQFGSPVLSTHSNLTHKAFIVNCTPPEKESTNQELPIELRYPAFPTVMDINQIREILPHRFPFLLVDRVIEYKAGESAVAIKNVTINDNFFPGHFPDRPIMPGVLMIEAMAQVGGLVMLQPEVGGSKDNFFFAGIDKVRFRKPVIAGDTLVMKMTLTKLQKRFGIAKMEGKAYVGGEVVCEGEFLMAMG